From Erwinia pyri, a single genomic window includes:
- a CDS encoding carboxylate/amino acid/amine transporter: MTLLIVTTILWAFSFSLIGEYLAGQVDSVFSVLVRLLLAAVVFLPFLRWKGYRPSTLLLYMGVGALQLGVMYLVSFQAYLYLSVSEFLLFTVMTPLYVTLIYDLLKGRGVRWGYALSALLAVGGAAIIRYDKVSEHFWFGLMLVQLANIIFAVGMVGYKRLQEIRPMPQHTAFSWFYLGAALIAVLAWFLWGNPQKLPTTSLQWGILIWLGVVASGLGYFMWNYGATQVDAGTLGIMNNMHVPAGLLVNLAIWQQQPHWPSFIIGAAVIFASLLVHRHWVIKNR, encoded by the coding sequence GTGACGTTACTGATTGTCACCACAATCTTGTGGGCATTTTCTTTCAGCCTGATAGGTGAATACCTGGCCGGGCAGGTAGACAGCGTGTTTTCCGTACTGGTTCGCCTGCTGCTGGCAGCGGTAGTATTCCTGCCCTTTTTGCGCTGGAAAGGCTACCGGCCTTCCACGCTGCTGCTCTATATGGGCGTTGGCGCTTTACAGCTCGGGGTGATGTATCTGGTGAGTTTCCAGGCCTATCTCTACCTCAGCGTGTCAGAATTTCTGCTGTTTACCGTGATGACGCCGCTCTATGTCACGCTGATTTACGATCTTCTGAAAGGGCGCGGCGTGCGCTGGGGATATGCCCTGAGCGCGCTGCTGGCGGTGGGCGGTGCAGCCATCATCCGTTATGACAAGGTGAGCGAACATTTCTGGTTCGGCCTGATGCTGGTACAGCTGGCAAACATTATCTTTGCTGTCGGTATGGTGGGCTATAAACGGTTGCAGGAGATCCGTCCGATGCCACAGCATACCGCCTTCTCCTGGTTCTACCTTGGGGCGGCGTTAATCGCGGTGCTGGCCTGGTTCCTGTGGGGGAATCCGCAAAAGCTACCCACGACCTCCCTCCAGTGGGGCATTCTGATCTGGCTGGGCGTTGTCGCTTCAGGATTAGGCTATTTCATGTGGAACTACGGCGCGACGCAGGTGGATGCCGGGACGTTGGGGATTATGAACAATATGCATGTGCCTGCAGGCCTGTTGGTCAACCTGGCTATCTGGCAGCAGCAGCCGCACTGGCCAAGTTTTATCATTGGCGCAGCGGTCATTTTCGCTTCTCTGTTAGTCCACCGACACTGGGTTATTAAAAACCGGTAA
- the glpT gene encoding glycerol-3-phosphate transporter, with protein MLSIFKPAPHQPRVEAGKVDPLYRKLRWQIFLGIFFGYAAYYLVRKNFALAMPYLIEQGFSRGDLGFALSGISIAYGFSKFIMGSVSDRSNPRVFLPAGLILAAAVMLFMGFVPWATSSIMVMFVLLFLCGWFQGMGWPPCGRTMVHWWSQKERGGVVSVWNCAHNVGGGIPPLLFLLGMAWFNDWKAALYMPAFGAIVIALFAFAMMRDTPQSCGLPPIEEYKNDYPPDYDEKHEEELTARQIFMQYILPNKLLWYIALANVFVYLLRYGILDWSPTYLKEVKHFALDKSSWAYFFYEYAGIPGTLLCGWMSDKVFKGNRGATGVFFMVLVTIATVIYWMNPAGNPGIDMACMIAIGFLIYGPVMLIGLHALELAPKKAAGTAAGFTGLFGYLGGSVAASAIVGYTVDFFGWDGGFIIMIGGCVLAVLLLVLTMLSENKHKQQLKQAE; from the coding sequence ATGTTAAGTATTTTTAAGCCAGCCCCTCACCAGCCTCGTGTAGAGGCCGGCAAGGTAGATCCGCTCTACCGCAAGCTGCGCTGGCAAATTTTCCTGGGAATTTTCTTCGGTTATGCTGCCTATTATCTGGTTCGCAAAAACTTTGCTCTCGCCATGCCCTATCTGATTGAGCAGGGTTTTTCCCGTGGCGACCTCGGGTTTGCGCTCTCTGGCATCTCTATCGCCTACGGCTTTTCAAAATTTATCATGGGCTCGGTCTCTGACCGCTCTAACCCCAGAGTCTTTTTGCCTGCCGGGTTGATCCTGGCCGCCGCGGTTATGCTCTTTATGGGGTTCGTCCCCTGGGCCACCTCCAGCATTATGGTGATGTTCGTGCTGCTGTTTTTATGCGGCTGGTTTCAGGGAATGGGATGGCCTCCCTGTGGCCGCACTATGGTGCACTGGTGGTCGCAAAAAGAGCGCGGAGGGGTGGTTTCCGTCTGGAACTGCGCGCATAACGTAGGCGGCGGCATTCCTCCTCTGCTGTTCTTGCTGGGCATGGCGTGGTTTAACGACTGGAAAGCGGCGCTCTATATGCCAGCCTTTGGCGCTATCGTGATTGCCCTCTTTGCCTTTGCCATGATGCGCGATACGCCGCAATCCTGCGGCCTGCCGCCGATTGAAGAGTACAAAAATGATTATCCGCCGGACTATGATGAAAAACATGAAGAAGAGCTGACCGCCAGGCAAATCTTTATGCAATATATTTTGCCGAATAAATTGCTGTGGTATATCGCGCTGGCGAACGTGTTTGTCTATCTGCTGCGTTACGGCATTCTTGACTGGTCACCTACTTACCTGAAAGAAGTGAAGCATTTCGCGCTGGATAAATCCTCCTGGGCTTACTTTTTCTATGAATATGCAGGGATCCCCGGCACGCTGCTGTGTGGCTGGATGTCTGACAAAGTCTTTAAAGGCAATCGTGGCGCCACCGGCGTATTCTTTATGGTGTTGGTCACCATTGCCACCGTAATCTACTGGATGAACCCGGCAGGTAATCCCGGCATTGATATGGCTTGTATGATCGCCATCGGCTTCCTGATTTATGGGCCTGTCATGCTGATTGGCCTGCATGCGTTAGAGCTGGCTCCGAAAAAAGCGGCCGGAACAGCGGCAGGGTTTACCGGTTTATTTGGTTACCTGGGCGGCTCTGTGGCAGCCAGCGCTATCGTCGGCTATACCGTAGACTTTTTCGGCTGGGACGGAGGCTTTATCATCATGATTGGCGGCTGTGTACTGGCTGTGCTGTTGCTGGTGTTAACTATGCTGAGTGAAAACAAGCATAAACAGCAGCTGAAGCAGGCGGAATAA
- the glpQ gene encoding glycerophosphodiester phosphodiesterase → MLIKTVVATILMASSLCAMAAQSDKIVIAHRGASGYLPEHTLPAKAMAYAQGADFLEQDLVMTKDDRLVVLHDHYLDRVTDVADRYPTRARKDGRYYAIDFTLAEIKGLKFSEGFTVENGRKKQTFPKRFPLGKSDFRVHTFEEEIEFIQGLNYSTGKNIGIYTEIKAPWFHRQEGKDISAKVLDVLKKYGYSDKKDPVYLQCFDYNEVKRIKTELEPQRGMNLKLVQLITETSSKETQEQQNGKWVNYSYDWMFKPGAMKQVAEYADGIGPDYHMLVAATSTKGHIRLTGMVKEAHQARMVVHPYTVRADQLPAWVDNVDQLYDVLYNQANVDGLFTDFPDKAVHFLHQ, encoded by the coding sequence ATGTTAATTAAAACAGTCGTGGCCACCATCCTGATGGCCTCTTCACTCTGCGCTATGGCTGCGCAGTCGGACAAAATTGTTATTGCCCATCGGGGAGCCAGCGGCTATTTGCCGGAACATACGCTTCCTGCCAAGGCGATGGCCTATGCCCAGGGAGCGGACTTTCTGGAGCAGGATTTGGTCATGACCAAAGATGACCGGTTAGTCGTGCTGCACGATCATTACCTTGATCGTGTGACAGATGTTGCCGACCGTTATCCTACCCGTGCCAGAAAGGATGGACGTTACTACGCTATCGACTTCACGCTGGCCGAGATTAAAGGCCTGAAATTCTCAGAAGGGTTTACCGTAGAGAACGGCAGGAAAAAGCAGACGTTCCCAAAACGCTTTCCTCTGGGGAAATCTGACTTCCGCGTCCACACCTTTGAGGAGGAGATCGAATTCATTCAGGGACTGAATTACTCTACAGGTAAAAACATCGGGATTTACACGGAGATTAAAGCGCCCTGGTTTCATCGCCAGGAGGGCAAAGATATCTCCGCTAAAGTGCTCGATGTCCTGAAGAAGTACGGTTACAGCGATAAAAAAGATCCTGTGTACCTGCAGTGTTTTGATTACAACGAAGTGAAGCGGATCAAAACGGAGCTGGAGCCACAGCGAGGGATGAACCTCAAGCTGGTCCAGTTAATCACTGAAACCAGCTCGAAAGAGACGCAGGAGCAGCAGAACGGCAAATGGGTGAACTACAGCTACGACTGGATGTTTAAACCTGGCGCCATGAAGCAAGTGGCTGAGTACGCCGATGGAATTGGGCCGGATTATCATATGCTGGTGGCGGCGACATCGACTAAGGGTCATATTCGTCTGACCGGGATGGTGAAAGAAGCGCACCAGGCCAGAATGGTGGTTCATCCTTATACCGTCCGGGCAGACCAGCTTCCCGCTTGGGTAGATAATGTCGATCAGCTCTACGATGTGCTCTACAACCAGGCTAACGTAGACGGCTTATTCACTGATTTCCCTGATAAAGCAGTTCACTTCCTGCATCAGTAA
- the yigL gene encoding sugar/pyridoxal phosphate phosphatase YigL: MYPIVASDLDGTLLSPDHRLSPFARETLQLMTRKGVNFIFATGRHYIDVAQMRDSLGIDAFMITSNGARVHNTAGELVFSHNLDEDIARELFALHHSHEDIFTNVYRDEEWFLNRNRPEEMDFFRESDFNYQIYEPGSLATDGISKVFFTCGKPELLIPLEEALVARWGDRVNVSFSLPTCLEVMAGGVSKGHALDAVARSLGFGLKECISFGDGMNDKEMLTMAGKGCIMSNSHHRLKDLLPELEVIGSNADNAVPHYLRKLYNV, from the coding sequence ATGTACCCTATTGTTGCTTCCGATCTTGACGGCACGCTGTTGTCACCGGATCACCGTTTATCTCCTTTCGCCCGTGAAACGCTGCAGCTGATGACTCGCAAGGGGGTGAATTTTATCTTCGCCACCGGCCGTCACTACATTGATGTGGCGCAAATGCGGGACAGTCTGGGGATTGACGCTTTTATGATCACCTCTAACGGCGCGCGCGTGCACAACACCGCTGGCGAGCTGGTTTTCAGCCACAATCTGGATGAAGACATTGCCCGCGAGCTGTTTGCGCTGCATCACAGCCATGAGGATATTTTTACCAACGTCTACCGCGATGAAGAGTGGTTCCTGAACCGTAACCGTCCTGAAGAGATGGATTTCTTCCGCGAGTCTGACTTCAATTACCAGATCTATGAGCCAGGTTCGCTGGCAACGGATGGCATCAGCAAGGTGTTCTTTACCTGTGGTAAACCTGAGCTGCTGATCCCGCTCGAGGAGGCGCTGGTGGCTCGCTGGGGCGATCGCGTTAACGTCAGCTTCTCGCTGCCGACCTGTCTGGAAGTGATGGCGGGCGGGGTGTCGAAAGGCCATGCGCTGGACGCCGTTGCCCGCTCTCTGGGCTTTGGCCTGAAAGAGTGCATCTCCTTTGGTGACGGTATGAATGATAAAGAGATGCTGACCATGGCTGGCAAGGGGTGCATCATGAGCAATTCGCACCATCGTCTGAAAGATCTGCTGCCGGAGCTGGAAGTGATTGGATCCAATGCGGATAACGCTGTGCCCCACTATCTGCGTAAGCTTTACAACGTGTAG